In Pangasianodon hypophthalmus isolate fPanHyp1 chromosome 5, fPanHyp1.pri, whole genome shotgun sequence, the DNA window aataaaaagtaagcactaagtcttcctgtcagctgaggcatttaTTTACAGTTCGTGACTATGCACAGACAGATCGGCCCATCCTCCGTTAATATggcagcatttcttttgtcataattgaatgattagttttatttgtcttaacttatgggtttgtgttggctcacttaccttcaataatataaaataataaaatgaatcattattattattctttgatAACATGCCTATAATATAAAATGCCTGGTTTTCACAAGCTTTCCTCCATTGTATTCTTACTGAagtagcatgaggatgtgtttttgataaagactacaaagcacttttataagttgctctggataagggcatctactaaagctgtaaatgtaattaaaataagtaatttaaacttgacagtatattcatataaatatataacatttaaagtgcagtaatccatgcaaattatgatttgaagtcgatcaagtcgATGATTACATTAGTTattcttcttatgtgtaaatttatacacACTGAGGAGCACAAAtaggatacaaatgtttttccagATGTAAggaattttcatgaataccaaattgcttgtgtaaacactcatatGAATGATAtgagcttgataaatgaggcccagtgttaTTAAAAAcccagagagaaaaacatttctcctgttcgaagacaaaaaaaaaagcatattcaGATTGCATACCTTAGTACACTGTGATGAAACTCTATCCTGTCTCTACTCTGTGTTCATTCACAGGAGCAGGTTTTAAACAGCAAAaccaaatgtgtgtgtctcaacAGGTAGAATCAGATCAAGTGTGCGTGCAGTAGCTGAGAGAGGCATTCAGACATGGCGGCCAACAAGGGGAAAAGTCAGAGCTCCTTGGCATTGCACAAGGTCATCATGGTGGGCAGCGGTGGTGTAGGCAAGTCAGCCCTTACACTCCAGTTTATGTATGATGAGGTGAGCAGTCATGTTAAAACACAAACTCATACTGAATTTTTGCAAATGATATGGAATTTGAGGATCAtgcactatattgccaaaggtttgtagacacctgaccatcacacctgtatgtactttctgaacatcccattccagatttagtcccaatttattgttataataacgtccattcttctgggaaggcttcccactagattttggagcatgactgtggggatttgctcattcagccacaagaacattagtgagatcaggtactgatgtcagatggggaggaggcctggggtgcagtcaggattccagctcatcccaaaagtgttcagtggggtcgaggtcagggctctgtgcaggccacttgagctcttccactccaatcttggcaaaccatgtcttcatggagcttgctttgtgcatagGGGCATTATAACATGTTCGGGCaccttggttccagtgaagggaaattgtaatgctacagcatacaaagacattttaaacaattgtgtgcttccagcatTGTGTTatcagtttgaggaagaaccacatctGGGTGTgctgatcaggtgtccacatacttttggccatatagtttgcgtatatactgtatatctacatGTTGTGAAAATGCTAATATCCTAGATTCATCCTTGacataaatatttctatattttgcTCATCAGTTTGTTGAAGACTATGAGCCCACGAAAGCGGACAGTTACAGAAAAAAGGTTGTGCTGGACGGGGAGGAGGTACAGATCGATATTTTGGACACAGCTGGACAGGAAGACTACGCAGCCATCCGAGACAACTATTTCCGCAGTGGAGAGGGTTTTCTGCTTGTGTTCTCCATAACTGAGCAAGAGTCTTTCACAGCCACAGCAGAGTTCAGGTCAGCATTAACTCACAACAGCACACCCTTGCGATTTGAGAATAATGTAGTCTATATTTCACTTTAAAGAGTTTAGACaggcacactttttttttttcttgactgtttttttttccccaaggcTGTTTGCACAATGAGTTTGGTACACTTGGTTGAACCCGAG includes these proteins:
- the ralba gene encoding ras-related protein Ral-B, which gives rise to MAANKGKSQSSLALHKVIMVGSGGVGKSALTLQFMYDEFVEDYEPTKADSYRKKVVLDGEEVQIDILDTAGQEDYAAIRDNYFRSGEGFLLVFSITEQESFTATAEFREQILRVKAEEDKIPLLLVGNKSDLEERRQVSVDDARAKAEEWSVQYVETSAKTRANVDKVFFDLMREVRAKKMSENKDKNGKGKNKKNKKSFKERCCLL